In a genomic window of Lonchura striata isolate bLonStr1 chromosome 4, bLonStr1.mat, whole genome shotgun sequence:
- the CLGN gene encoding calmegin isoform X1: MHFQWDWLCLGVLIISSVTAEMENKENLDADVEVENFDKQSQEADVDRDKSSLEVVYQTPKPTGEVYFTETFDEGLSGWVLSVTLKEDTDDNVAKYDGRWEVEELKENALPGDRGLVLKSVAKYHAISAMLTKTFVFDDKPLIVQYEVNFQKGIDCGGAYIKLLSSSSDLNLEYFFDKTPYTIMFGPDKCGEDYKLHFIFRHKNPKTGEYDEKHAERPDVDLKKFYLDKKTHLYTLVLKPDDTFEILIDQTVVSKGSLLENMIPPVNPSKEIEDPTDKKPDDWDERPKIPDPNAVKPDDWDENEPARIEDPDAVKPEGWLDDEPQYVPDPNAKKPKDWDEEMDGEWEAPQIRNAKCETAPGCGEWVRPMKNNPKYKGKWRAPMIDNPNYQGIWSPRKIPNPDYFEDLHPFKMTAVSAIGLELWSMTSDIYFDNFIICSEKEVADRWAADSWGLKKLVASANEPGMFSQLVTAAEEHPWLWVLYILTLALPIGLSVLFCWPGKKSDEYIDFKKPDVFKQITKGELKEETEDFEDDELEEEKENEDTDEDGFRGKDYTLLSQDFIVSCFKKNCLASFSFLPLFILAERREIEETKREFKRDNTKKMGREASVSEVDGEGGEDIYDAEEENEVPDGSPGDWSNKSDSEDEKKEADEEMGDRPLKSVRKRRVRKD, encoded by the exons ATGCACTTCCAGTGGGACTGGCTGTGCTTGGGTGTCCTGATAATTAGCTCAGTGACTgcagaaatggaaaacaaagaaaatctgGATGCAGATGTTGAAGTGGAGAATTTTGACAAGCAGTCCCAAGAAGCTGATGTTGACAGAGATAAATCTTCTCTAGAG GTTGTGTACCAGACTCCAAAGCCAACTGGGGAAGTATATTTCACAGAAACCTTTGATGAAGGATTGTCAGG GTGGGTATTATCTGTAACTCTGAAAGAAGACACAGATGATAACGTTGCTAAATATGATG GAAGATGGGAAGTAGAAGAGCTGAAAGAAAATGCACTGCCTGGAGACAGAGGATTAGTGTTAAAATCAGTGGCAAAGTATCATGCAATTTCAGCAATGCTAACAAAGACATTTGTTTTTGATGATAAACCTTTGATTGTTCA ATACGAAGTGAATTTCCAAAAAGGCATTGACTGTGGCGGTGCATATATTAAACTTCTCTCCAGTAGCAGTGACTTGAATCTG GAGTACTTTTTTGACAAAACACCTTACACTATTATGTTTGGACCAGATAAATGTGGAGAAGATTACAAACTGCACTTTATCTTCAGACATAAGAATCCTAAAACTGGCGAATATGATGAAAAGCATGCTGAACGTCCTGATGTAGACctaaaaaaattctatttggACAAGAAGACACATCTATATACTCTTG TGCTAAAACCAGATGAtacatttgaaatattaatCGACCAAACAGTTGTCAGTAAAGGAAGTCTTCTTGAGAATATGATTCCTCCGGTAAATCCTTCCAAAGAAATAGAGGATCCTACTGATAAGAAGCCTGATGATTGGGATGAGAGACCAAAAATACCTGATCCAAATGCTGTCAAGCCAGATGACTG GGATGAAAATGAGCCTGCTAGAATAGAAGATCCTGATGCTGTAAAGCCAGAGGGTTGGCTTGATGATGAACCACAGTATGTTCCAGATCCtaatgcaaaaaaaccaaaggacTG ggATGAAGAAATGGATGGGGAGTGGGAAGCCCCTCAGATCCGTAATGCAAAATGTGAGACTGCACCTGGTTGTGGAGAGTGGGTGCGTCCCATGAAGAATAACCCAAAGTATAAAGGAAAATGGAGAGCACCAATGATAGATAATCCTAATTATCAG GGAATCTGGAGCCCTCGGAAAATACCAAACCCAGACTATTTTGAAGATCTTCACCCATTCAAGATGACTGCTGTCAGTGCTATTGGTTTAGAACTCTGGTCTATGACATCCGATATCTACTTTGATAACTTCATCATATGCTCAGAAAAAGAGGTAGCAGATCGCTGGGCAGCAGATAGCTGGGGCTTGAAGAAATTAGTGGCAAGTGCTAATGAG ccTGGTATGTTTAGTCAATTGGTGACTGCTGCAGAAGAACACCCATGGCTCTGGGTTCTTTACATCTTGACTTTAGCTCTCCCCATTGGTCTAAGTGTGTTGTTCTGCTGGCCAGGAAAG AAATCAGATGAATATATTGACTTCAAAAAGCCTGATGTATTTAAGCAAATTACAAAGGGAGAACTAAAAGAAGAGACAGAGGACTTCGAAGATGATGAactagaagaagaaaaagaaaatgaagatacTGATGAAGATG GCTTCAGAGGGAAGGATTACACTTTGCTGTCACAGGACTTCATTGTTTCTTGCTTTAAGAAGAATTGCTTAGCTTCCTTCAGCTTCCTGCCACTTTTTATACTTGCAG agagaagagaaatagaagagacaaaaagagaatttaaaagGGATAATACAAAGAAGATGGGAAGGGAGGCTTCTGTTTCAG AAGTTGACGGTGAAGGTGGTGAAGATATTTATGAtgctgaagaagaaaatgaagttcCAGATGGAAGTCCAGGTGATTGGTCAAATAAATCTGATTCAGAAGATGAG aagaaagaaGCTGATGAAGAAATGGGAGATCGTCCACTGAAATCAGTGCGCAAAAGAAGAGTACGAAAGGACTGA
- the CLGN gene encoding calmegin isoform X2: MHFQWDWLCLGVLIISSVTAEMENKENLDADVEVENFDKQSQEADVDRDKSSLEVVYQTPKPTGEVYFTETFDEGLSGWVLSVTLKEDTDDNVAKYDGRWEVEELKENALPGDRGLVLKSVAKYHAISAMLTKTFVFDDKPLIVQYEVNFQKGIDCGGAYIKLLSSSSDLNLEYFFDKTPYTIMFGPDKCGEDYKLHFIFRHKNPKTGEYDEKHAERPDVDLKKFYLDKKTHLYTLVLKPDDTFEILIDQTVVSKGSLLENMIPPVNPSKEIEDPTDKKPDDWDERPKIPDPNAVKPDDWDENEPARIEDPDAVKPEGWLDDEPQYVPDPNAKKPKDWDEEMDGEWEAPQIRNAKCETAPGCGEWVRPMKNNPKYKGKWRAPMIDNPNYQGIWSPRKIPNPDYFEDLHPFKMTAVSAIGLELWSMTSDIYFDNFIICSEKEVADRWAADSWGLKKLVASANEPGMFSQLVTAAEEHPWLWVLYILTLALPIGLSVLFCWPGKKSDEYIDFKKPDVFKQITKGELKEETEDFEDDELEEEKENEDTDEDERREIEETKREFKRDNTKKMGREASVSEVDGEGGEDIYDAEEENEVPDGSPGDWSNKSDSEDEKKEADEEMGDRPLKSVRKRRVRKD, encoded by the exons ATGCACTTCCAGTGGGACTGGCTGTGCTTGGGTGTCCTGATAATTAGCTCAGTGACTgcagaaatggaaaacaaagaaaatctgGATGCAGATGTTGAAGTGGAGAATTTTGACAAGCAGTCCCAAGAAGCTGATGTTGACAGAGATAAATCTTCTCTAGAG GTTGTGTACCAGACTCCAAAGCCAACTGGGGAAGTATATTTCACAGAAACCTTTGATGAAGGATTGTCAGG GTGGGTATTATCTGTAACTCTGAAAGAAGACACAGATGATAACGTTGCTAAATATGATG GAAGATGGGAAGTAGAAGAGCTGAAAGAAAATGCACTGCCTGGAGACAGAGGATTAGTGTTAAAATCAGTGGCAAAGTATCATGCAATTTCAGCAATGCTAACAAAGACATTTGTTTTTGATGATAAACCTTTGATTGTTCA ATACGAAGTGAATTTCCAAAAAGGCATTGACTGTGGCGGTGCATATATTAAACTTCTCTCCAGTAGCAGTGACTTGAATCTG GAGTACTTTTTTGACAAAACACCTTACACTATTATGTTTGGACCAGATAAATGTGGAGAAGATTACAAACTGCACTTTATCTTCAGACATAAGAATCCTAAAACTGGCGAATATGATGAAAAGCATGCTGAACGTCCTGATGTAGACctaaaaaaattctatttggACAAGAAGACACATCTATATACTCTTG TGCTAAAACCAGATGAtacatttgaaatattaatCGACCAAACAGTTGTCAGTAAAGGAAGTCTTCTTGAGAATATGATTCCTCCGGTAAATCCTTCCAAAGAAATAGAGGATCCTACTGATAAGAAGCCTGATGATTGGGATGAGAGACCAAAAATACCTGATCCAAATGCTGTCAAGCCAGATGACTG GGATGAAAATGAGCCTGCTAGAATAGAAGATCCTGATGCTGTAAAGCCAGAGGGTTGGCTTGATGATGAACCACAGTATGTTCCAGATCCtaatgcaaaaaaaccaaaggacTG ggATGAAGAAATGGATGGGGAGTGGGAAGCCCCTCAGATCCGTAATGCAAAATGTGAGACTGCACCTGGTTGTGGAGAGTGGGTGCGTCCCATGAAGAATAACCCAAAGTATAAAGGAAAATGGAGAGCACCAATGATAGATAATCCTAATTATCAG GGAATCTGGAGCCCTCGGAAAATACCAAACCCAGACTATTTTGAAGATCTTCACCCATTCAAGATGACTGCTGTCAGTGCTATTGGTTTAGAACTCTGGTCTATGACATCCGATATCTACTTTGATAACTTCATCATATGCTCAGAAAAAGAGGTAGCAGATCGCTGGGCAGCAGATAGCTGGGGCTTGAAGAAATTAGTGGCAAGTGCTAATGAG ccTGGTATGTTTAGTCAATTGGTGACTGCTGCAGAAGAACACCCATGGCTCTGGGTTCTTTACATCTTGACTTTAGCTCTCCCCATTGGTCTAAGTGTGTTGTTCTGCTGGCCAGGAAAG AAATCAGATGAATATATTGACTTCAAAAAGCCTGATGTATTTAAGCAAATTACAAAGGGAGAACTAAAAGAAGAGACAGAGGACTTCGAAGATGATGAactagaagaagaaaaagaaaatgaagatacTGATGAAGATG agagaagagaaatagaagagacaaaaagagaatttaaaagGGATAATACAAAGAAGATGGGAAGGGAGGCTTCTGTTTCAG AAGTTGACGGTGAAGGTGGTGAAGATATTTATGAtgctgaagaagaaaatgaagttcCAGATGGAAGTCCAGGTGATTGGTCAAATAAATCTGATTCAGAAGATGAG aagaaagaaGCTGATGAAGAAATGGGAGATCGTCCACTGAAATCAGTGCGCAAAAGAAGAGTACGAAAGGACTGA
- the CLGN gene encoding calmegin isoform X3, with amino-acid sequence MHFQWDWLCLGVLIISSVTAEMENKENLDADVEVENFDKQSQEADVDRDKSSLEVVYQTPKPTGEVYFTETFDEGLSGWVLSVTLKEDTDDNVAKYDGRWEVEELKENALPGDRGLVLKSVAKYHAISAMLTKTFVFDDKPLIVQYEVNFQKGIDCGGAYIKLLSSSSDLNLEYFFDKTPYTIMFGPDKCGEDYKLHFIFRHKNPKTGEYDEKHAERPDVDLKKFYLDKKTHLYTLVLKPDDTFEILIDQTVVSKGSLLENMIPPVNPSKEIEDPTDKKPDDWDERPKIPDPNAVKPDDWDENEPARIEDPDAVKPEGWLDDEPQYVPDPNAKKPKDWDEEMDGEWEAPQIRNAKCETAPGCGEWVRPMKNNPKYKGKWRAPMIDNPNYQGIWSPRKIPNPDYFEDLHPFKMTAVSAIGLELWSMTSDIYFDNFIICSEKEVADRWAADSWGLKKLVASANEPGMFSQLVTAAEEHPWLWVLYILTLALPIGLSVLFCWPGKKSDEYIDFKKPDVFKQITKGELKEETEDFEDDELEEEKENEDTDEDEVDGEGGEDIYDAEEENEVPDGSPGDWSNKSDSEDEKKEADEEMGDRPLKSVRKRRVRKD; translated from the exons ATGCACTTCCAGTGGGACTGGCTGTGCTTGGGTGTCCTGATAATTAGCTCAGTGACTgcagaaatggaaaacaaagaaaatctgGATGCAGATGTTGAAGTGGAGAATTTTGACAAGCAGTCCCAAGAAGCTGATGTTGACAGAGATAAATCTTCTCTAGAG GTTGTGTACCAGACTCCAAAGCCAACTGGGGAAGTATATTTCACAGAAACCTTTGATGAAGGATTGTCAGG GTGGGTATTATCTGTAACTCTGAAAGAAGACACAGATGATAACGTTGCTAAATATGATG GAAGATGGGAAGTAGAAGAGCTGAAAGAAAATGCACTGCCTGGAGACAGAGGATTAGTGTTAAAATCAGTGGCAAAGTATCATGCAATTTCAGCAATGCTAACAAAGACATTTGTTTTTGATGATAAACCTTTGATTGTTCA ATACGAAGTGAATTTCCAAAAAGGCATTGACTGTGGCGGTGCATATATTAAACTTCTCTCCAGTAGCAGTGACTTGAATCTG GAGTACTTTTTTGACAAAACACCTTACACTATTATGTTTGGACCAGATAAATGTGGAGAAGATTACAAACTGCACTTTATCTTCAGACATAAGAATCCTAAAACTGGCGAATATGATGAAAAGCATGCTGAACGTCCTGATGTAGACctaaaaaaattctatttggACAAGAAGACACATCTATATACTCTTG TGCTAAAACCAGATGAtacatttgaaatattaatCGACCAAACAGTTGTCAGTAAAGGAAGTCTTCTTGAGAATATGATTCCTCCGGTAAATCCTTCCAAAGAAATAGAGGATCCTACTGATAAGAAGCCTGATGATTGGGATGAGAGACCAAAAATACCTGATCCAAATGCTGTCAAGCCAGATGACTG GGATGAAAATGAGCCTGCTAGAATAGAAGATCCTGATGCTGTAAAGCCAGAGGGTTGGCTTGATGATGAACCACAGTATGTTCCAGATCCtaatgcaaaaaaaccaaaggacTG ggATGAAGAAATGGATGGGGAGTGGGAAGCCCCTCAGATCCGTAATGCAAAATGTGAGACTGCACCTGGTTGTGGAGAGTGGGTGCGTCCCATGAAGAATAACCCAAAGTATAAAGGAAAATGGAGAGCACCAATGATAGATAATCCTAATTATCAG GGAATCTGGAGCCCTCGGAAAATACCAAACCCAGACTATTTTGAAGATCTTCACCCATTCAAGATGACTGCTGTCAGTGCTATTGGTTTAGAACTCTGGTCTATGACATCCGATATCTACTTTGATAACTTCATCATATGCTCAGAAAAAGAGGTAGCAGATCGCTGGGCAGCAGATAGCTGGGGCTTGAAGAAATTAGTGGCAAGTGCTAATGAG ccTGGTATGTTTAGTCAATTGGTGACTGCTGCAGAAGAACACCCATGGCTCTGGGTTCTTTACATCTTGACTTTAGCTCTCCCCATTGGTCTAAGTGTGTTGTTCTGCTGGCCAGGAAAG AAATCAGATGAATATATTGACTTCAAAAAGCCTGATGTATTTAAGCAAATTACAAAGGGAGAACTAAAAGAAGAGACAGAGGACTTCGAAGATGATGAactagaagaagaaaaagaaaatgaagatacTGATGAAGATG AAGTTGACGGTGAAGGTGGTGAAGATATTTATGAtgctgaagaagaaaatgaagttcCAGATGGAAGTCCAGGTGATTGGTCAAATAAATCTGATTCAGAAGATGAG aagaaagaaGCTGATGAAGAAATGGGAGATCGTCCACTGAAATCAGTGCGCAAAAGAAGAGTACGAAAGGACTGA